TTGTGCCCGGGTGCAGTTCGTCAAAGAGATTTATCACCGTTTTCCTTCGCAGAATACCTATTATGACTTGACCCTTGGTACCGAAATTTTGACATCGGAACAGATTGTCACCATCACTTTGGAAACCATGTCGGAGGTGGGTATTAAGGGGCTCCACACATTATCAGATCCACTCTTTGTCTGAAGCAGAGGGTCTCTCGGGGGGGAAAGTGTTTGGGCGTGGGATTGTCACTGTGGGTCTGATCAAGAGGAATAGCCATTATCCAGGTTTGTTGTCAGGAGAGGTGTCATGGCTGAAAGAGATCATTATGAGATTATCCAGGCCATCCTCCAGACGGAATTTTATCAACTGCGGAAACAGACCAACGCTCAAATTCCGTCTCCTCCTGTGGTGACCATTTCACGGGATCATGGTGCCAATGGTCGCCAGATTGCTTCTCTTTTGGCGGATCGGTTGGGGGTGCGTCATTATGACCGGGAGTTGTTGGAGGCTATCACTTGGCAGGTTCAAGGGGACAAACGGTTGATGCAGCGTTTGGATGAAAAGATCGTGGGTGTTTTCGACGATTTTATTCTTTCCGGTTTTACCAAAAAGGGGGTGCTTAAGGATCTTTTTGAGCGCAGTATGGTTAAGGTGATTATTGGGATTGGTCAGATTGGGGGGGTGATTGTTGGTCGAGGGGCGCATCTTTTGATTCAGCCTGGGCGGGCTTTTCGGCTTCATGTTGAGGGTTCTCTTAGTCAATGTGCCAGGCGGGTTGCTTTGGAGGAGGGTGTTTCTTTGGAAAAGGCTGAAAAGCGGGTTATCAAGGTTAACAATCAGCGTATTCGTTTTGCAAAGCGTATTTATAAGCGTCATCCGCATTTAAAGAGTTATTATGATATGGTGATTAACAGCGATTTGCTTTTGCCTGGGCAGGTGGTGCATATTGTTCTTTTGACTATGAAGTTGGGTGGGTTTCCGGTGCCGGGAGGTGGGGGTTTGGTGGAGTGTGGTGATTCTGTGTTAAGGTAGTTCATTGAATTTGCTGTTGATTTTATTAATAGGGGTGAAGGGGGATTATCTCCCTTCCGGGTGTGGGCAGAGCCCACGGTTTGTCTTTTGATCTTATCTTTTGATCTTATCTTTTGATCTTAATCTTTTGACTTTGCTTTCCCATTCCCAGCGGGTTTGGGGCGCAGCCCCAAGGTTTTGTTTTTGCTTTGTTTTTGCTTTTTTGTCAAAGATGCTCATGATGTGCCATCCCCAAAAGGAACGACTATATAGCGGGGTTTTTGACTGATTGAAGAGCTGAAAGATGAAAAGATCAAAAGATGAAAGTCAAAACAAAAGGAAAAACCGTGGGGGCAAGCCCCCACACCCCCAGGGGGTTGTAAAGCAAAATCAAAAGATGAAAAGCAAGTTCAAGATCAAAAGATGAAAAGCAAGTTCAAGATCAAAAGATGAAAAGCAAGTTCAAGATCAAAAGATGAAAAGCAAGTTCAAGATCAAGTTCAAGATCAAAAACAAAACCTTGGGGGAAAGAATTCCCCCAAACCCCCATCTTTTTTTTTAATAGTATAAAGTCAAAACCAAATCAGTAAAGAGCCAACTCATCAAACTTGAGAATTACCTCCAAAAGCTCCTGGGTCGCCTGACGAATCAACTCCGACTCCCTGGCATCCCGAATCTGACGACTCTGATCAAGAATAGCAATCCAAGTCGATAAATGCTCCGGATCAATCTGAGCCGCAACCGCCGTCAAAGATTCCAAAGCCGTCAGATTACGATCCGCAAGCCCCTTCAACTCAATACCAACCTCCTCACTCCAACCATCACCACTGATCGCCTCCAAACACCTCTGAACAGGATTGGTGTCGTCAGGAAGATCACCTTCCGCTTGCTTTTCGGAAGGCTGGGAAACCTCAGAAGGAGCACAGTGAGAAACAAAAGCAGAAAGAAGCGTCCGCAAAGCAATCTTCTGACTGCGTTTGGCATTGATCGCCGAACGCCGCTCATAAAGAGCAAAAATCAAAACCAGAAAAATACCCTGAAGACAAAATCCCACCAACTCCGGCAAGATCGACTCACTCAGATCTGTTTCCCAATAAAGAAGCAGAGTGAAAAAAGGTGCAGCTGCAAAGAAAATAACCAAAAAAATCAGATAGAAGAGAACAAGTCCCTTCATAAATGACACCCGCTCCCGCTGCACCGGCAACTTCATGACCTCTCCCATTGGTCTCAATGATCCAAAGATACGAACTCTAGCGAATCCCAGAAACAAAGGCCAATAAAAACCGGCCTATCACTCCGTTAATCCAGCAGATCCCCCCCCCCTGCTTCGATATCCGGCACAGACTGGCCAAATACCGAAGCAGGGCCGTTTTCTCAAAGACCGACAAACCCTTCGATAAAGAGAGCGCTAGAAAGTGGCAATATAGGCAGCCATATCCGCCAACTCCTGCTCACTGAAGTCATAGCCCATGGCCCGCATTTCCGAGACCTGGGTCATGGACCTGGCGAGAGTGGTGCTGTTATCCCCCCGGAGAATATCGTTGCGACCCAAACTCGGATCAGAGCCGTGACAGCTGCCGGTGGAACAGCCCTGGGCCACATAAAGAGTCGCGCCGTTGGCAGCATCACCAGTGATCACCGTGGGAATGTTGTCAGTGATATAAGCCGCCAAATCCGCAATCTCCTGATCAGTCAGGCTGAAGCCCATGGCGACCATTTGGCCGACGCTGGTGAGGGCCGTGGAAATGGTGTCGGCGCTGGTGCCGTTTTGAATGTTGTTGAGATTGACTGAAATATCACTGCCGTGACAACTACCGGTAGAACAACCCTGGCTGGCAAAGAGCGTTCCGCCATTACTGGAATCCCCGGTCAGAGGAATGCTGTCGGTGATGTAGGCCGCCAAATCCGCAATCTCCTGATCCGTCAGGCTGAAGCCCATGGCAACCATTTGACCGACACTGGTGAGGGCCGTGGAAATGGCATCGGAGCTGGTGCCGTTCTGGATGTTGTTGAGATTGGCCGAAATATCACTGCCGTGGCAGCTGCCGGTAGAACACCCCTGGCTGGCAAAGAGAGTCCCACCGCTAGAAGCATCCCCAGTGATCACCGTGGGAATGTTGGCCGTGATATGAGCCGACAGATCGGCAATTTCCTGATCGGTCAGGCTGAAGCCCATGGCAGCCATTTGGCTGACACCGGTCAGAGCAGCACTGATGGCGTCCTGGCTGGTGCCGTTCTGGATGTTGTTGAGGTTGGCCGAAATGTCACTGCCGTGGCAGCTGCCGGTGGAACACCCCTGACTGCTGAAAAGCGTGCTGCCGTTGTCGGCATCTCCGGTGAGAGAGGTGGAGACCAGATTGAAGGCCTTGACCAGAAAGACCGCCATCTCCGCCCGGTTGATGGTGAGGCTGGGACAAAAATTACCCGTGTCACACGTCCGGGTGGTATCCAGCGTGTCGTCGCTGATGCCCTCGCTATCAAGCTGTTCAATAAAAGCAGCCGCCCAATAGTCCGAAGAGATGTCGCCAAAGACGCTCCCCGTGGCGGTCGGGGGAGAATAATCAGAGCCATATTTGGTCCGGAGCAGAAAAATCGCCATCTCCGAGCGGGTGATATCCCGGCTGGGGCAAAAGTTGCTCGCGTCACAGCCAGCGGTGATGCCCAGCTCCGACAAACGTTCGACAAAATTGGCCGCCCAAAAATTGGCGGAAACGTCATCAAATGTCGTCCCCGTGGCCGTGGGAGGGGCATAGTCGGATCCGTTCAGACTGCGCAGAAGAAAAATCGCCATCTCCGCCCGTTGCAGATCGCTGTCCGGGCAATAGTTTTCCGAGTCACAGCCACTGGTGATGCCGTTTTCAGAAATGATCTGGATATATTCATAGCCCCAGCGGTCACTGGGAACATCAGTAAAGGCACGGGCTTCTGCCATCCAGACGAAAGGAGTCAGCAGAGCCGCTATAATCGCTTGTTTCCAGAAAGGTTTTTTCAAAACAAAAGAGACGCTTGCCATCATCGGTTATTCTCCGGATTGTGAGCTGGGGGTCCAGGATTTAAAATGGTGAATAGTTATCATTTTCCAATTTGGCAGATTCCTGCAACCAAAAAAAGCATTGTGCCAGAGAATGTTACACTTTGTTTCCCGATAATCATCCAGCCTCTTCCTTCTCAGGCCGAATAGTAGAGGGAGAGGGTTGGCGTTATATGGTTATGGTATGAAACTTGCAGAATAGTTCTTTGTACGAGATAACCAAACCCTGCATGAGATAATTCCTCCAGGGAGAGCTTTTTCGAAAGCGAAAGCTGAGATCGTCTCGATGAACTTAAACCTTGCCCCAGCGGCTGGTTTGGGACTTTAGCTGTTTAGGCAAGGGAGAAAAAAAGTGGCTACTTTGTATTGTGAACAGTGCAATCCGGAGCACCTTCGTCAGCCAGATCGACGGGGAGAGAACTCCGATGCCGACTTAGCATCCCAGGGAGAGCGACGTCGCTCTTCTGATCGCCGCAGAGTACAGGATCGCCGTATGATCGACCTACCCCCCCCGGAAGAGATTGAGCGCCGCGAAACCATCGGCCGTCGGCCTTTTGATGGTCACGCCTGGTTCGATGGCATTATCGAAGATGCCCTGGAAGGGGCCTGGGAAGTCCAGGATGAGGGACGCTATGTGGTCTGTCCCAAGTGTCGTGGCACACTGCACTGATCCAGCTGCCAACTAAAGCCCAAAGCCGGGAGGAGCTGCTACCAAACGGGTCTTGACCCGTGGCGTTTTCGTGGTGGGCACTCTTCCTGACTCTTTGCACCGATCATCTGCCATCTTAACAGAGAGCCTGAAGCCAGCTCTTGGGACGAGCTTTCGCCGTTTCCCCCTCGGGTTTTTCACCTGGGATCGGGGGAGAGGCCGGGTGGAGCATGCTATAGCAGTTCTATCTCAAAATTGAACACTCTTCCCTGACTCGTCATCCCCGCGAAGGCGGGGATCCAGGGAGCTGATGATTGCCCTCAAGGAAAAACCAAATCTTCAAGAAAGGCCGGTGTTTTGCTGAAAGTGAAGCAAAATTTGGAAAGGTTCGTGCCAGACACTCTGGATTCCCGCATTCGCGGGAATGACAGAAAAAGTACAGCGGCATATGTCCAATTCTTGATTTGAATTGCTATACCACCTTAAGGAAGCTGTTTTCCTCTCACACCCGAGCTGTTTCGGATTGCCCTCACCTCTTGGTGTTTTCCCCTCACACCCGAGCTGTTTCGGATTGCCCTCACCTCTTGGTGTTTTCCCCTCACACCCGAGCTGTTCCGGATTGCCGTTAGCTTTTGGTGTTTTCCCCACCATCACTCATCCCCACCCCTGGCACACTGAATACAGGTGAGAATGGCCGGATCAAAGGCCAGCCGTTTGGGGGGGATGGGATCATCGCACCCCACACAATAGCCATAATCGTCGCTTTCAATCCGGACCAGGGCAGAGCGGATACGGATCATTTCCAGCTTGCGCCGTCGTTCGGTCTCCTGGGACATCGCCTGGAGCTGCATGGCATCCATCCGGGAGAGGCGGCCCACGCGGGTCTGATCCAGCTCTACCGGCTTGCAGGAGGATTTGGCCGCATCGGAGAGGCGCTTGAGCTGTTTCTCCCGATCCAGGAGTTGGTTTTTTAACGCCACTGTATCGATATTGTCAGAAGCACTCACGGGCACGCTTTCCAGGCTGAGGGCCAAGGGAGTGGCCGGTTTCAGGATGGTTCAGACCTCGTTGAAGGTCTCGGAACCAAACCCATTTTTCAAGATGTTTTTATGATGGGCCAAAAAAAATGTGTCTGGCAGACCCACTTCGATGCCATCTGGCACACCCCTTGAATTATCTCTATCCATTCCCACATATTCCTACAACCAGCCAGAAGGAAAAAGGCGAAAAAATGGTGCATCCAGAGGAAATCCGAGCGAAATTGGCCCTTCTTAAAAGGATCCCCGGTGTCTACCAGGCCACCCTGGGAATGCTTGGCGTTGACAAATTGACAGATCCGCATCAATTGGACAACGAACAGCTCCGGAGACTTGAAAAACTGATTGGTCATTTTGGTGGTAAGGTTGCCACTGAAAGCCAGTCATTCATGTGATTCCCCAGAATCAACAGTTTTTCGGGAATCGATTGTTTTCGTGTCTCCAAACGGGCACGGATCCGAGGGGTCGGAGTGTAGGCCGACCCCTCGGATCCCTCTCCGGGTTTGCATAGGGAGTAGATGGGATGGCCAACAAAGAAAAATCCATTCACAAGTTCATCAAAATATTTCGCCGGGAACATAAGGAGCTGGCCAAACGCCTGAAGCGCTGCCAGGAGCTGGATATTTCCCGGAAGAAAAACAG
The Magnetococcales bacterium genome window above contains:
- a CDS encoding cytidylate kinase-like family protein, translated to MAERDHYEIIQAILQTEFYQLRKQTNAQIPSPPVVTISRDHGANGRQIASLLADRLGVRHYDRELLEAITWQVQGDKRLMQRLDEKIVGVFDDFILSGFTKKGVLKDLFERSMVKVIIGIGQIGGVIVGRGAHLLIQPGRAFRLHVEGSLSQCARRVALEEGVSLEKAEKRVIKVNNQRIRFAKRIYKRHPHLKSYYDMVINSDLLLPGQVVHIVLLTMKLGGFPVPGGGGLVECGDSVLR
- a CDS encoding c-type cytochrome, which gives rise to MMASVSFVLKKPFWKQAIIAALLTPFVWMAEARAFTDVPSDRWGYEYIQIISENGITSGCDSENYCPDSDLQRAEMAIFLLRSLNGSDYAPPTATGTTFDDVSANFWAANFVERLSELGITAGCDASNFCPSRDITRSEMAIFLLRTKYGSDYSPPTATGSVFGDISSDYWAAAFIEQLDSEGISDDTLDTTRTCDTGNFCPSLTINRAEMAVFLVKAFNLVSTSLTGDADNGSTLFSSQGCSTGSCHGSDISANLNNIQNGTSQDAISAALTGVSQMAAMGFSLTDQEIADLSAHITANIPTVITGDASSGGTLFASQGCSTGSCHGSDISANLNNIQNGTSSDAISTALTSVGQMVAMGFSLTDQEIADLAAYITDSIPLTGDSSNGGTLFASQGCSTGSCHGSDISVNLNNIQNGTSADTISTALTSVGQMVAMGFSLTDQEIADLAAYITDNIPTVITGDAANGATLYVAQGCSTGSCHGSDPSLGRNDILRGDNSTTLARSMTQVSEMRAMGYDFSEQELADMAAYIATF
- a CDS encoding TraR/DksA C4-type zinc finger protein, which codes for MDTVALKNQLLDREKQLKRLSDAAKSSCKPVELDQTRVGRLSRMDAMQLQAMSQETERRRKLEMIRIRSALVRIESDDYGYCVGCDDPIPPKRLAFDPAILTCIQCARGGDE